One window from the genome of Physeter macrocephalus isolate SW-GA unplaced genomic scaffold, ASM283717v5 random_75, whole genome shotgun sequence encodes:
- the NTSR2 gene encoding LOW QUALITY PROTEIN: neurotensin receptor type 2 (The sequence of the model RefSeq protein was modified relative to this genomic sequence to represent the inferred CDS: deleted 4 bases in 2 codons; substituted 1 base at 1 genomic stop codon): METSSPRPPGPSPGPALGPDARLGVDTRLWAEALFPALYSLIFALGTAGNALSVHVVLKARAGPPGRLRCHVLSLALPALLLLVGVPMELYHFVWFHYPWVFGDLGCRAYYFVRELCAYATVLSVASLSAERCLAVCQPLRARSLLTPRRTRRLLSLVWAASLGLALPMAIVTGQKRELETAGGQPEPASRVGTVLVSRTTLQAFIRVNVLVSSVLPLALTAFLSGVTVSHLEALRSQGPSPSATGSSAPSHLKLMSEERRTLAPGGQAALVRHMDSRRIRGLQRSIQVLRAIVAVYVVCWMPYHARRLTYCYVPDNRWTDKLYDFYHHFYMVTNTLFYVSSALTPVLYNAVSSSFXRLFLEALSSPCREHQLMEPLPPGPRSPALVDTASGSGGPPGILAWMKSKNEQGDTDCTDI, translated from the exons ATGGAGACCAGCAGCCCGCGGCCCCCGGGACCCAGCCCCGGCCCCGCGCTCGGCCCGGACGCCCGGCTGGGCGTGGACACGCGCCTCTGGGCCGAGGCGCTCTTCCCCGCGCTCTACTCGCTCATCTTCGCGCTGGGCACGGCGGGCAATGCGCTGTCCGTGCACGTGGTGCTGAAGGCGCGGGCCGGGCCCCCCGGGCGCCTGCGCTGCCACGTGCTCAGCCTGGCGCTCCCCGCCCTGCTGTTGCTGGTTGGCGTGCCCATGGAGCTCTACCACTTCGTGTGGTTCCACTACCCCTGGGTCTTCGGCGACCTGGGCTGCCGCGCCTACTATTTCGTGCGCGAGCTGTGCGCCTACGCCACGGTGCTCAGCGTGGCCAGCCTGAGCGCCGAGCGCTGCCTGGCCGTCTGCCAGcccctgcgcgcccggagcctgttgACACCGCGCAGGACCCGCCGCCTGCTGTCCCTCGTCTGGGCCGCCTCGCTCGGCCTGGCCCTGCCCATGGCAATCGTCACGGGGCAGAAGCGTGAGCTGGAGACGGCCGGCGGGCAGCCGGAGCCCGCCTCGCGCGTGGGCACCGTGCTGGTG AGCCGCACCACGCTGCAGGCCTTCATCCGG GTGAACGTGCTGGTGTCCTCTGTGCTCCCCTTGGCATTAACTGCCTTCCTCAGCGGGGTCACCGTGAGCCACCTGGAGGCCCTCCGCTCCCAGGGGCCGTCCCCTTCTGCCACAGGCAGCTCTGCCCCCAGCCACCTGAAGCTAATGAGCGAGGAGAGGAGGACACTGGCCCCGGGAGGCCAGGCCGCCCTGGTGAGACACATGGACTCCCGCCGGATCCGTGGCCTCCAGCGCAGCATCCAAGTTCTCA GAGCCATCGTGGCTGTGTATGTCGTCTGCTGGATGCCGTACCATGCCCGCAGGCTCACGTACTGCTACGTCCCTGACAACAGGTGGACCGA CAAGCTCTACGATTTCTATCACCACTTCTACATGGTGACAAACACGCTCTTCTACGTCAGCTCGGCGCTgacccctgtgctgtacaatgctGTGTCCTCCTCCTTCTGAAGACTCTTCCTGGAAGCCCTCAGCTCCCCGTGTCGAGAGCACCAACTCATGGAGCCACTC CCGCCGGGGCCCCGGAGCCCCGCCCTAGTGGATACAGCATCCGGCTCTGGGGGTCCCCCAGGAATCCTGGCCTGGATGAAATCGAAGAATGAGCAGGGTGACACTGACTGCACAGACATCTAG